CGGTCGACGTCGTGACGGGACTCATCAAGGCGAACATCCCCTCGCGTGTCGCGTTCGCGACCGCTTCGCAGGCCGACTCGCGGGTCGTGCTCGACCAGGGAGGCGCGGAGAAGCTGGTCGGGTTCGGCGACATGCTCTTCCTGCCGGCGTCGATGTCGAAGCCGCGCCGCGTGCAGGGCGCCTACGTCTCCGAGCAGGAGATAGAAGCCATGGTCGGCCACGTCCGCAAGCAGTCGGACCCAGACTTCGCCGACGAGCTCACCGCCGAGCAGATCACGTCGGCCGCCGACACCGATCTAGGGAACGACGACGATCTGCTCTGGCAGGCGATGGAGCTCGTCGTCACGAGCCAGCTCGGCTCGACGAGCATGCTCCAGCGCAAGCTGAAGGTCGGGTTCGCGCGCGCTGGGCGTCTGATGGATCTTCTCGAGGACCGCGGCGTGGTCGGGCCGTCGCTGGGCTCGAAGCCGCGCGAGGTCCTGATCAGCCCGGACGAGCTCCAGGAGATGCGGGCGGCGCGGACGTAAGCTCCCCGCTCATCGCGCCTTTTGAGGCGCTCCTTGTCCGAGCCTATACTTGGCGCGGCTCGAGGCAGTTCCCTTCCCGTCGGAGGTGTCGTTGGTGCCGCATGCCACAACCGCCGACATCGGAGCGACCCTCCGGGCGGCGCGCGAAGATCTCGGCATATCCGTCGAGGAAGCCGCTTGGCGTACCCGGATCAAGCCCGACTACCTCCGCGCGCTCGAGGGCGAGCGTTTCGAAGAGATCGGCCATCACGCGGTTGCACGCGGCCATCTGCACACCTACGCCCGGTACCTCGGACTCGAGGCGGATGCGCTGGCGCAGGAGTATCGGCGCCGGTTCGAGTATTCCGAGCCGTCACCGATCGAGCGGCTGAACGAGCAGGTCAAGGAGTCGCGCCGGCCGCCGAAGCCCAAGTGGCTCATCGCCGCGCTCGTCTCTTCGGTCGTTCTGGTCGCCGCGGCTCTCACCGGCGTTATCCGGGGGCCGGGTCCGCAACTGACGCCGGCCGGCAACGCGCTCGCGACCTTGCCGGCCTCGACCGAGGCGACCGGCCGGCCGACCGCCCAGGCGAGCGCCGTCGTTCCGCCGCCGCAGACGTCTCTCGTCACGATCGTGGTCGTCGCGCAAGGCCGCAGCTGGCTGCGCGCGATGGTCGACGGGACGCTCGAATTCGAGGGGATCGTCGCCGCCGGAACGTCCAAGACGTTCGACGGGACCGAGCAGATCGACATCGCGATCGGCAACGCCGGAGCCATGCGACTGATCGTGAACGGCACGGATCTGGGCCCGGCTGG
This Actinomycetota bacterium DNA region includes the following protein-coding sequences:
- a CDS encoding RodZ domain-containing protein, whose translation is MPHATTADIGATLRAAREDLGISVEEAAWRTRIKPDYLRALEGERFEEIGHHAVARGHLHTYARYLGLEADALAQEYRRRFEYSEPSPIERLNEQVKESRRPPKPKWLIAALVSSVVLVAAALTGVIRGPGPQLTPAGNALATLPASTEATGRPTAQASAVVPPPQTSLVTIVVVAQGRSWLRAMVDGTLEFEGIVAAGTSKTFDGTEQIDIAIGNAGAMRLIVNGTDLGPAGRAGQVYRASFGPRGEIKPQ